From the Pseudomonas baltica genome, one window contains:
- a CDS encoding helix-turn-helix domain-containing protein — protein MQLKEALAAALRGARAHQGLSYDELAGATHRTYVGMLEQARANPTLEKLDEIAEYLGHDLLTMVALAIAAQGDELPSEVLQRTALKVREFEETGGWALVEEQFSEGKLVKRSQGKPRRPLNAESVKALKAQGLDRKTIAEKLGLARSTVQKYWNS, from the coding sequence ATGCAGCTGAAAGAGGCCCTAGCGGCGGCGTTGCGTGGAGCGCGTGCTCATCAAGGCTTGAGCTACGACGAACTAGCAGGGGCAACCCACAGGACTTACGTTGGAATGCTTGAGCAAGCACGAGCAAATCCGACGCTGGAGAAGCTCGATGAAATCGCTGAATACCTCGGTCACGATCTACTGACGATGGTTGCCTTGGCCATTGCAGCCCAGGGCGATGAGCTTCCGTCGGAGGTTTTGCAGCGTACCGCCCTAAAAGTCAGGGAATTCGAAGAGACCGGAGGGTGGGCGTTGGTAGAGGAACAATTCAGCGAGGGTAAGCTTGTCAAGCGCTCTCAAGGAAAGCCTAGGCGGCCCTTGAATGCGGAAAGCGTCAAAGCCCTGAAGGCGCAAGGCCTGGACAGGAAAACAATCGCGGAAAAGCTTGGGCTTGCTAGGAGCACAGTCCAAAAATATTGGAACTCATGA